The sequence CGGACCTCACAGAAAATGAGTACAATGGAATAATAGAACGCAAGACAGCCGTTTTGATCCAGGGTGCCTGTCGCACCGGTGCCATTGTGGCCAAGGCCGATGAGGAACGGGAAATGGCTCTTAAAGATTACGGCTGGCATCTGGGCATGGCCTTTCAGATGGCCGACGACCTGCTGGACTATACCGCCACAGCCGAACAGCTAGGCAAAAACCCCGGGGCAGATATGCGTGAAGGTAAGTTGACGTTACCCTTGATTTACAGTTTGGGAAAGGCCGATGTCCGGGAACGCGAATGGATGCTGGCTGCCATGGCCCGGCCGGAGTTTAACCCGAAAGAGTTTGAACGCCTTAAAGCGTGTTTAACCCGCCTGGGCGGCATTGAATATACAAACAACCGGGCCCTTGCTCATGTGCAGTCAGCCCGGACGGCCCTGGATATTTTTCCTGAATCCCCCTCAAAACATTTGCTGGAACTGATTGCGGATTATTCCATCCTCAGAAAGGTATGATCATGATCCCCCAATTACGATTTTTATTGATCGCATTTGTCATTTCCGTTTTTTATTGTCCCCTGACCGGGGTGTTGGCTGCCGGAGAGGATGATAGTGTATACATCACTATCGGGCGGCATAAAATAAGCGGTCAGGATACGTTTGGTGCTAAAAAGGCTGCCGTGACGGATGCCCTGGAAAAGGCAGTTCAAAGTGCATTTGTTTCTGTGGTATCCCAGAAGAAACTGGGCGAAAATCTTGATTTTCTTTATGACCAGCTTCTTGCCCATACCATGGATTTTGTGTCCACATATCAGGTCATCAATGGCAGGGCCCACAATGGGGCATATCTTGTGGGCGTGGAATCAAAAATCAGCCTGGACCGTATGAAGAAACGCCTGCATGAGTCCGGATTCTTCAACCAGGCCCGGAACAATCCAAAAGTTCTGTTACTCATCGCAGAGCAGGGACCCGGAGATATGTATCCCAGGTGCTGGTGGTGGCAACCGGACGGTCAGTCACATCCCCCCCTTGCTTCCATTGCGGAAAAAAGTCTGCAAGCCCTATTTGATCAATCCCGTATTCCTTTGGTAGTTACAGGAAATAATTATCCGGACCCAGCTTCCTATCATGTTGTCTTTTCTGCCATGGATGACCAGGCTGCTGCCATGGCTCTGGGACAGGCCCTTGAGGCCGACATGGTCGTTCTTGGCATGGCCTCGGCCCAGCAATCCGCTAACCGGATGGGAGATGAAAAAACGTTTGAGGCGGATGTTTCATTTACGATGCTGGATATGGCGTCCCAGAAAGCAGAGCTCCATACCGCTGCCAATGCCACGGCCAAAAGTACGGATGCCCGGGGCGCAGAACAGGCCCTTGTCCAGGCCGCAGATAACGCCGGGTTGGCCTTGAAGAAGAAAATCGAAGGGTTCTGGGCCCAAGCCCTGAAAGAAAAAAGAGCCTTTGATCTTTATGTGGAAGGGGATAATTTTTTGACCCGGTTTATTGCTCTGAAACATCAGCTCAAAGACATTCGGGAGATTGAAGATATTTCACCCCGGGAGCTTGGCTCTTCCCATGCCATTATGGAGGTCAGCTACAAAGGCACCCCTGCCCAGTTTGCCAATGCTGTGATGCTGAAGACCTTTGAGGAATTCGGCATCGAAGTTTCCGTGGTTACCGATGACGCGGTGAAAATAAAATTTGTGGCCTCTCCGGATAATAATGCCGCCCCCCAGGCCCAGGCCTCACAGGATGACACAAACGTTATTGCCCCACAGCCGGATACCTCTTCCCATGGGGGAGAATCCATAACCGGCCAGGGAATTATTCAGGAAACACTGCAAGAATAGCTTCAATATTCTTGACATAATTTTAAGGGTCTGTTAGAAATTATCTGAATTTAATGGCGCGTAACTCAGTTGGTAGAGTGCTACCTCGACACGGTAGAAGTCAGCGGTTCAAGTCCGCTCGTGCCAACCATAAAAATCAAGCACTTACGGAAAACCCCGTAAGTGCTTTTTTAATTTTTGCTACCGGTTGGTTTGATCAGGCATCCATACCAATATAGATGAATAGAAGCCTCCTTAGTTTTTTTCAAAGAGACAATCAGCAGGGCATAGCCCCACTTATCAAAAATCGGTCTCTATAATTCTTTTTTGGGTTCTTTGGGTTGCAAAAATAAATCGTAATGACAAATTTTTTTGAGGCATGTCTCTCCGTTCTTCCTCTACACTGCATTTCACGGTTAAAGGTTAAAATGGTGTTACCGAATCTGGAGCCTTAACGGCACAGAACTATAAAGTCCTAAAATAATGGAATATAAGAATTGGTACTTCTTTTTTTCCCCCACGCCTCAAGCTATATTTGCCCTTATAGTGATAAATTTCTTAAAAATTAAATAGTTAAAAATTAAACAATCTTAGCTCTTATTGTGGTATCCATCCTGCAAATTTTTCTTTCTTTTTTTAATATAGGGGCTCGGAAGAACTAAATTTCAACGGGTTTGCGCTAAATTTTAGTTCGCAGCCAAGGTGTGTCAAAGGGCGGAGATTGGACTATATGCTACTTGGTGCAACTTGGATACGGATAATAAAATGGTATGAAAACTTGGTGAGTTGATTTTTCAAGGCCCGAAGTACAGCAAAGGCAAAACCCTATGGACATGGCCGCTCAAATCCACCAAACCCGCAAAGCATTTCCGGACTTTTACCACGCCATGCACTGGCTCTCTCCCGGGGCAGCCAGGGCAGCTGAAGCCATGCGGCAAGAATTGCTTGATGAGATATCGACCCATAACCAGGCCAAGTGGGAATTTGCCGGGACTAAACTGTATACCCGTGCCCTTTCCCCGGGTTGCTCCCTGTGTGGACAAGGTACCTGGTCGTGCCTGTTCATAAACGGCATCTGCAATGCCCGATGTTTTTACTGCCCATCCGAACAAAAAGACCCGGGCCCACCAATGACAAGCTCAATTGAATTTGAACGGCCAAAGGATTATGCAGACTATGCCAAAAAATTTGGTATCCGGGGTGTGGCGTTTAGCGGCGGAGAACCCATGATCAATTTTGACCGGATTCCCCCTTTTTTAGATGTCCTTGGCCGGGATGTGCCTGATCTTTCTCATATATGGATGTATACCAACGGAACACTTGTTACCACAGACCGCCTGAAAATTCTCAGAGACAATGGGCTAAAGGAAATTCGTTTTGATTTGTCAGCCGTGGACTATGCCGTGGACAACTTGAAAAAGGCTGTTGGAATTATACCCATTGTGACGGTTGAAATTCCGGCGATTCCCGAGGATATGGAAAAAACTAAGCCCCTTCTCAGAAAACTTGCCGATTTGGGGGTAAATTACCTTAACCTTCACCAGATCCGGTGCACCCATTTTAATCTGCCGAAACTGATCCGGCGAGGCTATACCTTTTTGCATGGTCCCGGGGTGGCTGTTCTTGAGACCGAGCTTGCGGCTTTGGAACTTATCCGGCACAGCCTGGATAATGACATAGACCTGCCCATCAATTACTGTGCATTCACTTATCGTCAGCAGTCCCAGAAAGCTGCGGCAAGAAACCGCAATGCAGCTTTTATCAAAAAGGGATGGGAGGACATTACACCCACGGGGTTTATCAGGAACATGGTCCTTTCAGGCGACCTGGAACTGGTCGAAAATATTTCAAAAGAGATTGAAAAAAAAGGCACAAAAGGAAAAGACTGGTCCGTCGGCAAAGATGGTATCACCATCCCCCGGAGTCTGTGGCCCGACAGCCAGGATCTTTCCGCCTTGACTCTGACAGTCAAGTACAATGCCACGGCCTTGCGCGCAGTTTCGTCAATGCGTTACCCGCACATCACTGTTCAGCTGAATGAAAATAGGCAGCTTATCATTGAAAAGGACGACCGGCATCAGGGTATTCAAATTACCGGTCCGCAAATTTTTGCTTTTGCGGGAAAATTTCTGGGCCTTTGGGAACCTCTTCTCAACCAAACACAACCCGGCCTTGATCCAGAATTGGAGGAAAAAATTTGCCGTTTTGAAAATTTTTCCCGGGGGCTTGCCCCTTATTTTTAACGATCTGATAACTATCGTTAAGAATTTAATCTGCGCCTTGACAACGATCGGTTCCCTGCTCTAATGTATGCCTGAATCACGGCTCACGGCAAGCGGAACAAAAACAAACCTGCCTGCCCATATCTGTTGACCCTTATAAAAATCATTACAATTTGGTGAAAAAATGCCTGCTAAATTCAGGATTAATATTGAGGCAGTAGAATATTATCTTAGGACGGTTCAAAAAAATTTCGAACATATTAATGACCGCCTGGATATGCGCCGGGAACCCATGCGTGATGAAATTGTTGAAAACATGCTTGCAGGCTACCGTTATGTCAACACCCTGCTTGAGCAGGACTTAAGCATGCTGGAGCAGAGCGGCCTGCACCATTTTCTTGAACTTAACCATATTGTTCTGTGCGGGGAAAACCTTAAAAAAAGAAAAGATTTCCATCAGCACATCCTGGCCACAAGCGATCGATTTTACAGTCAAAAGGAGTTTTGCATCAAAGATCTGCGTTCCTGGGCAAAGGACCATAAGCATGTTACGCCCTGGAAACGGGCTGCCGGTATATATATTCTCCATGTCAGCCAACCCCAGCTCTTCTTCGAAGGCAACCACCGAACCGGCGCACTTTTAATGAGCAGTATTCTTGTCCGTGCCGGTACCCCCCCTTTTGTTCTAACAGTAGATAATGCCAAAGCATATTTTGACCCGTCAAGCCTTGCCAAAGCCACAAAAAAGGATTTCATGGGTAAATTATACAAGTTGCCGAAAATCAAAAAAAATTTTGCAAAGTTCCTTGAAGCCCAAGCCAATCCGGAATTATTGATCCGACCATCCTGAACTCCTGCACTCCCTCTCTATCCTCGAAAGGCCAGTCAAACGCGGTTTTACTCTTCTTGCCTTTTCAACTTACACGCCCCTCATTAAATCTTAACAAAATCATAACATTTCAAGAGTAGTAATACTGATCAAGTTAATTCTTGACCAAAAATTGAGTTTGAAAATGTTAACAATAGGAGAAACAAATGAAACTTAAATCTTTACTTAATGTTGCCTTATCCGCTCTTCTCGTGGCATCCTTCATGATTGTGGGCTCTGCAACTGCAAGTGAAATCAAAATCACCGGCGCTGGCGCAAGCTTTCCTGCACCCATTTACAGCGAATGGTTTAAAGCCCTTGCTAAACAAAACAATGGCGCAATCAAAGTGGACTACCAGTCTATCGGTTCAGGTTCCGGTATCAAAAATTTTATCGGCCACACGGTTGACTTCGGTGCCAGTGACGCAGCCATGAAGCAAAGCGAAATTGATCAGGTTCCCGAGGGCGTTCAGCTGCTGCCCATGACCGCAGGCGAGATTGTTATTGCTTACAATTTGCCCGGCATTGAAAACCTTAAACTGCCCCGGGACGTATATCCCGAAATTTTCCTGGGCAAAATCACCAAATGGAATGATGCCAAGATCGTTGCTGCCAACCCCGGCGTAGCCTTGCCTGATACACCCATCACCGTTGTTGTCCGTTCTGACAAATCCGGTACCACCTTTGGTTTCACCGGACATTTAAGCGCTATCTCTTCTGATTTTAAATCTGCTGTAGGCCAGGGTAAAATGGTTCAGTGGCCTGCCGCCAACATGGTAAAAGGCAAAAAGAACGATGGGGTAGCCTCCGCCATCCGCCAGACTCCCGGCGCCATCGGTTATACCGAATACGGTTTTGCCAAACTGACCAAACTGCCCACTTCATGCCTTGAAAACAAAGCCGGCAAATTTGTGTGCCCCGGCCCTGAGGGTGGTGCTGCCGCTCTTGCCAACGCTGTTCTGCCTGAAAATATGATCGTGTTCATCAATGATCCGGCAGGCGATACATCCTACCCCATTGCAACCTTTACCTGGATGCTGTTCTACAAAAAGAACAAGAGTGCAGAATTGGCCACAGCGCTTCGCAGCATGGTTGAATACTGCCTGGATGAAGGACAGAAAATTGCTGACAAAGCCGGCTATATCCCCCTTCCTGAAAGTGTTGTAGAAAAAGTTAGAGTCGCTTCTAAGAACATTCAGTAAACCAATCCTCTTCCTTGATCAGGGGCACTTTCATGTACAATGAGAGTGCCCTTGTCTCTTATCCGGAGATAAAAAATGGCCGACAATGAATTTTTGGGTAATGTGGGTGGCAGAACATTATCCAAACCGCCCACCCCAGGTGATATTTTTTTTGACAAAGCATTCAGGTTCCTAACCCACGCCTTCACCTGGGCCACCATTTTTCTGCTGGCGTTCATCGTCTATAAGGTCGGCGGTAAAGCTTTGCCGGCGTTCCCTGAGTTAGGCGTTAAATTCCTGTTTACATCCACCTGGGATTCAAGCCAAAATGTGTACGGTATTCTTCCCCAAATTTGGGGCACTCTTTACAGTTCATTTCTTGCCCTTATTCTTGGTGGCTTTTTCGGAATCACAATTGCCATATTCATTACCCAGGATTTTCTTCCGTATAAAGTTGAATTTGCATTAAAAAATATTATTGAACTGCTTGCCGCCATCCCTAGTGTTGTTTACGGACTATGGGGCATTTATGTTCTAATCCCCCTGATCCGACCTTTTACCGATTTTTTGCACGAATCCCTGGGCTGGATTCCGTTTTTTTCCACCCGGCTTTCGGGCCTGGGCCTTTTTCCGGCAGCACTGGTGCTGTCTATTATGATCCTGCCCACGGTTGCAGCCATTTCTCAGGATGCCTTCAAAGCCATACCCCATAAAACCAAGGAAGCCGCCTTTGGTATGGGGACCACCCGCTGGGAGGCCATTTTGCGCGTTATGCTGCCCACAGCCTCCGGAGGGATTTTTGGTGCGCTTGTTCTGGGCTTTGGCCGGGCGCTTGGTGAAACCATGGCCCTTGCCATGCTGGTCGGCAGTATGTCTACAGTTACCCTCTCCTTTTTCTCTCCGGCAGACACTATTGCAGCCCTTCTGGCCAACACCTTTCCCGAAGCGGACGTAGGGCTTGAAACCAGCGCGCTGATGTATGCGGCTTGTGTACTGTTATTGATTACCCTGATTGTTAATGTTGCCGGTGCTGTTATTGTTGCCAGGACAACGCCGGGAGGAGACGCAAGATGAGCCAAACCGATCTTCAATTACCGCAACTGGAACGTCAGCCCATGGAGCCAAGAGCGCTTAAGTCAATCGTTTTAAGCGCCATCACCATCGTTTGCGCAGTCACCGCCTGCATTCCTTTATTTTCAGTGCTTTTCATGCTGGTGTACCGTGGTGGTAAGCGGCTGACCTTTGAATTGTTTTATTCTTTGCCTCCGGGTGCATTTGACGCACCAGGTGTCGGCGGTTTTGGCAATGCCATTCTGGGTACCGCGTTTATGGTGGGTATTGCCGGTTTGATCAGCATACCTTTTGGTATCCTGGCAGCGGTTTATCTGGCAGAGTTTGACCCCCACAGTAAAGTTTCCGAGATAGCCAGATTCTGCGCAAAAACCATGACCGGTCTGCCGTCTATTATTGCCGGTGTTTTTGCCTATGCCATTGTTGTCCTTACCATGGGGCATTATTCAGCCTGGGCCGGGGGTGTCGCTCTTTCCCTGCTGATGATTCCCACCGTCATGCTCACCGCCGAAGAAGCCATTAAAATGGTGCCCAACCCCATGCGAGAAGCTGCCTACGGTATGGGATGCACCCCGGCCCAGAGCCTGGTTAAGATCATTTTGCCTGTTGCCATGCCGGGCATCATCACAGGCGTTGTTCTTGCCGTGGCCAGGGCTGCCGGAGAAACGGCACCGTTGCTGTTCACTGCCCTTTTTTCCGAGAGCTGGCTTGCCCCCAACGATCCCACGGCATCTTTGGCGGTGTTGATTTACAACTGGTCATCCAGCCCTTATGAAAATCTCATTGAACTGGCTTGGGCTGCATCGTTGATCCTTGTTGTGCTGGTATTTGTCCTTAATGTTGTCAGCCGCGCCATAGGCGGAAAGACCAAACTGTAATTTTAGATTATGAATAACAGCCATGGGCTGATCTGGTCTATCGACTCCAGACTCAGTTCACGATGAAAGTTGGAAGCTCTGTTTTAGTTACACATACTTTCTTATAACGGCCATGGGCCGACCTGACATATCAACTGCCAGGCGTAAACCCACAACAAAGGTTGAAAGATCTGAGTAACTTATCCAGTCTTTCATATAAAAAGGAGTATAAACGCTCATGGAAGCATTAAAAGAAATTGATGCAAACGCCCCCTATGAAAACGACCTGCCTGCGGACGTTGCATTGGATTGCAAAGCCGAGCAGATTTTTTACGGTGATTTCCTTGCTGTCCGGGATAGTCATGTACCCATAAAAAGGAACCAGATCACCGGCTTTATCGGGCCTTCCGGCTGCGGTAAAAGTACGGTGCTCAAAAGTATAAACCGTATGAACGACCTGATCCGGGGATTCCGGTTTATTGGTGATGTCCATTTCCATGGCATCAATATCTATGACAGCAATATAGACCCTGTGTCGGTTCGCCGGAATATCGGCATGGTGTTTCAGCAGCCCAACCCGTTTTCAATGTCCATATTTGACAACGTGGCCTTTGGCCTGCGCCTGAACCGGTATAAAGGAAACATGCACGAAATGGTGGAAAAGGCGCTTAGAGGAGCGGCCTTGTGGAAAGAGGTAAAGGATAAACTTAAAAACAACGGTCTGTCCCTTTCCGGCGGGCAGCAGCAGCGTTTATGCATTGCAAGAGCCATTGCCACAGAACCCCGGGTTCTTCTCATGGACGAACCCTGCTCCGCACTGGATCCTATTGCCACCCGGCAGATTGAAGAGCTGATGGTGGATTTAAAAAAACAGTTCACCGTTGCCATTGTAACCCACAATATGCAACAGGCGGTCCGTGTGGCTGATCAGACCGCCTTTTTTTCCGTGGATATCTCCAAGGGCGGCCGTACCGGCTACCTTGTCGAAATGGGCCCCACCAAAGAACTGTTTGAAAATCCCCAGGAAGATTTGACCAAAGAGTACCTGCACGGCGAGTTCTCCTGATTCGACGACTTTTTTGCTAATCAGATACCCCCCTGGAAAATACTTTTCCAGGGGGGGTTTTATTATTTGTGCATGTTTACCGAAGGGACACGATCATCCACGCAAGTTGATGGCTGATCTGCCTGGTCCTGGTACCCTCGGAGCACCTGCAGAGATACCCGTCTGGGCCGAGCTTCAAAACAATATCAGTCGAGGTCTAATGTCTCATACCTGATCAAGCACATCCCTAAGAATGGTGGCGATAGACTCTGCAACAATCGGTTTATGAATTAAGGCTTTAGCACCGATTGCCTTTATTGTTTCATGAGACATTTTTCTACTATAGCCGGTACACAGGATCACAGGCATATCCCGTCTGATTTTCATCAGCTCTACCGCTAATATATTGCCCGGCATTTTGGGCATATTCGTATCAGTCAGAACCAGATCAAAATCGTAGGGGCTTTCTGCAAACAGCTTCAGGCTTTCAACACTGTCATTCATGACTGTTACTTCATACCCCAGCCGTTCAAGGATTTTTCCTTCTGCTCTTGCAACAGAGATCTCGTCGTCAACGAGGAGAATCTTTTCCGTTCCTCTTGGGAGGGCTTTGGACTCATAATTCAGGGATTTTTCATCTTCAGATGTAATCGGCAGATAGATCGTGAAAACAGTGCCTTTACCAGGTGAACTTGCAACTTGGATTGCTCCGCCGTAGCTCTGCACTATTCCGTGCACCATAGAAAGACCCATGCCCGTGCCCTCCCCTGGTGGTTTCGTTGTAAAATAGGGCTCAAATATTGAGTCAATTATATCCTGAGGAATACCGGTACCAGTATCTGAGACTATCATTTCGACATAAGCCCCAGAGGCATGTTGCGTCCCGATAGTGTTCTCCTTGCCATCAAGCACGACATCACGAATGATGATTTCAAGAGCACCACCATCCTCCATAGCGTAAGTGGCATTGGTACAGAGATTCATCATAATCTGATGGATTTGGACAGCATTTCCTTTGACTAACGCAGTGGAATCCACTTCTTGTCGTATTTCAATGGAAGTCGGGGTTGATGAGCGTATTAATTTTAAAACCTCTTTTGCTATCTGACTTATGCGAACCGGTTTAATTTCTTCGTCGGTTTGGCGAGCAAAGGTCAGTATCTGGGAAACAAGTTCTTTTGCTCGTCTTCCAGCTATATAAATCTCGTTAATATCATCCCAAAGCTCTGTTTTTTCTTCAATTTGGTACAAGGCAATCTCGCTAAACCCTATAACAGCAGATAGTATGTTATTAAAATCATGGGCGATGCCGCCAGCCAGTTGTCCAAAGGCTTCCATTTTCTGCGCTTGTACCAGTTTTCTCTGCAATCTCTCCCTTTCCTTCTTCCCCCTAATACGTTCCGTAATATCGTATA is a genomic window of uncultured Desulfobacter sp. containing:
- a CDS encoding polyprenyl synthetase family protein produces the protein MTKNIKKEIMDLAGPDLSLVEQALETNLTPNLDLVRQVAGHLLFAGGKRLRPLLMIHAARMCGFQTGQEIEFSTIFEYLHAATLLHDDVVDGSDTRRGKPCAHTLWDAPTVVLTGDFLLATALIIAASTQSPRVIEVIAQITADMSQGEILQMEKKGNPDLTENEYNGIIERKTAVLIQGACRTGAIVAKADEEREMALKDYGWHLGMAFQMADDLLDYTATAEQLGKNPGADMREGKLTLPLIYSLGKADVREREWMLAAMARPEFNPKEFERLKACLTRLGGIEYTNNRALAHVQSARTALDIFPESPSKHLLELIADYSILRKV
- a CDS encoding radical SAM protein gives rise to the protein MDMAAQIHQTRKAFPDFYHAMHWLSPGAARAAEAMRQELLDEISTHNQAKWEFAGTKLYTRALSPGCSLCGQGTWSCLFINGICNARCFYCPSEQKDPGPPMTSSIEFERPKDYADYAKKFGIRGVAFSGGEPMINFDRIPPFLDVLGRDVPDLSHIWMYTNGTLVTTDRLKILRDNGLKEIRFDLSAVDYAVDNLKKAVGIIPIVTVEIPAIPEDMEKTKPLLRKLADLGVNYLNLHQIRCTHFNLPKLIRRGYTFLHGPGVAVLETELAALELIRHSLDNDIDLPINYCAFTYRQQSQKAAARNRNAAFIKKGWEDITPTGFIRNMVLSGDLELVENISKEIEKKGTKGKDWSVGKDGITIPRSLWPDSQDLSALTLTVKYNATALRAVSSMRYPHITVQLNENRQLIIEKDDRHQGIQITGPQIFAFAGKFLGLWEPLLNQTQPGLDPELEEKICRFENFSRGLAPYF
- the pstS gene encoding phosphate ABC transporter substrate-binding protein PstS, with the translated sequence MKLKSLLNVALSALLVASFMIVGSATASEIKITGAGASFPAPIYSEWFKALAKQNNGAIKVDYQSIGSGSGIKNFIGHTVDFGASDAAMKQSEIDQVPEGVQLLPMTAGEIVIAYNLPGIENLKLPRDVYPEIFLGKITKWNDAKIVAANPGVALPDTPITVVVRSDKSGTTFGFTGHLSAISSDFKSAVGQGKMVQWPAANMVKGKKNDGVASAIRQTPGAIGYTEYGFAKLTKLPTSCLENKAGKFVCPGPEGGAAALANAVLPENMIVFINDPAGDTSYPIATFTWMLFYKKNKSAELATALRSMVEYCLDEGQKIADKAGYIPLPESVVEKVRVASKNIQ
- the pstC gene encoding phosphate ABC transporter permease subunit PstC; the encoded protein is MADNEFLGNVGGRTLSKPPTPGDIFFDKAFRFLTHAFTWATIFLLAFIVYKVGGKALPAFPELGVKFLFTSTWDSSQNVYGILPQIWGTLYSSFLALILGGFFGITIAIFITQDFLPYKVEFALKNIIELLAAIPSVVYGLWGIYVLIPLIRPFTDFLHESLGWIPFFSTRLSGLGLFPAALVLSIMILPTVAAISQDAFKAIPHKTKEAAFGMGTTRWEAILRVMLPTASGGIFGALVLGFGRALGETMALAMLVGSMSTVTLSFFSPADTIAALLANTFPEADVGLETSALMYAACVLLLITLIVNVAGAVIVARTTPGGDAR
- the pstA gene encoding phosphate ABC transporter permease PstA, with translation MSQTDLQLPQLERQPMEPRALKSIVLSAITIVCAVTACIPLFSVLFMLVYRGGKRLTFELFYSLPPGAFDAPGVGGFGNAILGTAFMVGIAGLISIPFGILAAVYLAEFDPHSKVSEIARFCAKTMTGLPSIIAGVFAYAIVVLTMGHYSAWAGGVALSLLMIPTVMLTAEEAIKMVPNPMREAAYGMGCTPAQSLVKIILPVAMPGIITGVVLAVARAAGETAPLLFTALFSESWLAPNDPTASLAVLIYNWSSSPYENLIELAWAASLILVVLVFVLNVVSRAIGGKTKL
- the pstB gene encoding phosphate ABC transporter ATP-binding protein PstB; translated protein: MEALKEIDANAPYENDLPADVALDCKAEQIFYGDFLAVRDSHVPIKRNQITGFIGPSGCGKSTVLKSINRMNDLIRGFRFIGDVHFHGINIYDSNIDPVSVRRNIGMVFQQPNPFSMSIFDNVAFGLRLNRYKGNMHEMVEKALRGAALWKEVKDKLKNNGLSLSGGQQQRLCIARAIATEPRVLLMDEPCSALDPIATRQIEELMVDLKKQFTVAIVTHNMQQAVRVADQTAFFSVDISKGGRTGYLVEMGPTKELFENPQEDLTKEYLHGEFS
- a CDS encoding response regulator, which gives rise to MKILYVEDNPVDIDLTIRRLGKVSPAIHIDIAHSQTEALQIVRREDFSEYDLVLTDMHLQDGDGIAILSHIRGHSLPVAVVILTGQGDEEAAVAALKAGADDYIVKKQGYLEKLPELLENASTSFRKAKAYDVEILKVIYVEHNQADVDLTCRHIARYTPHIQMDPVYSVEDFYKIIEQTGCLDQYSVILLDYRFPQANALEILKEIKLSTNNTIPIILITGKGDEEIAVKALKMGAYDYLTKTQGYLFKLPSVIENAHYSMRLTREHNALIESEKRYRNLFENSPIVKLIVDPDNGRIVNANAAAVCFYGWSFEQLITKKISEINTMPEEELRAIWGRASKTNFDHYHFQHQLANGSIRDVEVSSGPIEIDGKTMLYSVIYDITERIRGKKERERLQRKLVQAQKMEAFGQLAGGIAHDFNNILSAVIGFSEIALYQIEEKTELWDDINEIYIAGRRAKELVSQILTFARQTDEEIKPVRISQIAKEVLKLIRSSTPTSIEIRQEVDSTALVKGNAVQIHQIMMNLCTNATYAMEDGGALEIIIRDVVLDGKENTIGTQHASGAYVEMIVSDTGTGIPQDIIDSIFEPYFTTKPPGEGTGMGLSMVHGIVQSYGGAIQVASSPGKGTVFTIYLPITSEDEKSLNYESKALPRGTEKILLVDDEISVARAEGKILERLGYEVTVMNDSVESLKLFAESPYDFDLVLTDTNMPKMPGNILAVELMKIRRDMPVILCTGYSRKMSHETIKAIGAKALIHKPIVAESIATILRDVLDQV